The Corynebacterium pseudopelargi genome contains a region encoding:
- the rplQ gene encoding 50S ribosomal protein L17 produces the protein MPTPKKGARLGGSASHQKHILSNLAAQLFEHGAIKTTDAKAKMLRPYAEKLITKAKSGTIADRRNVLKLVNNKEIVKHLFDNLAPQFEGREGGYTRIVKLENRKGDNAPMSQISLVLEETVSNEANRAARAAASKQAEEAQAEENTEDNAAEATEAEATETEAKEEEN, from the coding sequence ATGCCTACCCCTAAGAAGGGCGCCCGCCTCGGCGGTTCCGCGAGCCACCAGAAGCACATTCTGTCCAACCTCGCGGCACAACTGTTCGAGCACGGTGCCATCAAGACCACCGATGCCAAGGCTAAGATGCTGCGTCCTTACGCAGAAAAGCTGATCACCAAGGCAAAGTCCGGCACCATCGCCGACCGCCGCAACGTGCTCAAGCTGGTCAACAACAAAGAGATCGTCAAGCACCTCTTTGACAACCTTGCACCCCAGTTCGAGGGCCGCGAGGGTGGCTACACCCGCATCGTCAAGCTCGAGAACCGCAAGGGCGACAACGCTCCCATGAGCCAGATCTCCCTGGTGCTCGAAGAGACCGTCTCCAACGAGGCCAACCGTGCTGCTCGCGCCGCTGCTTCCAAGCAGGCCGAAGAAGCACAGGCTGAGGAGAACACCGAGGACAACGCTGCAGAAGCCACCGAGGCAGAAGCAACCGAGACCGAGGCTAAGGAAGAAGAGAACTAA
- a CDS encoding DNA-directed RNA polymerase subunit alpha gives MLISQRPTLTEEYVDSARSRFIIEPLEPGFGYTLGNSLRRTLLSSIPGAAVTSVKIDGVLHEFTTINGVKEDVSDIILNIKGLVLSSDSDEPVVMYLRAEGPGEVTAGTIEPPAGVEIHNPDLHIASLNEQGSLEIEMIVERGRGYVPATLYSGTSEIGRIPVDQIYSPVLKVSYKVEATRVEQRTDFDKLIIDVETKNSMAPRDALASAGKTLVELFGLARELNTAAEGIEIGPSPQETEYIAAYGTPIEDLNFSVRSYNCLKRQDIHTVGELAECTESDLLDIRNFGQKSINEVKIKLAGLGLSLKDTPEDFDPTQLEGYDAATGDYVDTDPEDSE, from the coding sequence ATGCTCATTTCTCAACGCCCTACTCTCACCGAAGAGTATGTGGATTCCGCTCGTTCCCGGTTCATCATTGAGCCGCTCGAGCCGGGCTTTGGCTACACCCTCGGCAACTCGCTGCGCCGCACCCTGCTTTCTTCTATCCCTGGTGCCGCTGTCACCAGCGTGAAGATCGACGGCGTGCTGCACGAGTTCACCACCATCAACGGTGTGAAGGAAGATGTTTCCGACATCATCTTGAACATCAAGGGATTGGTGCTGTCCTCCGACTCCGATGAGCCGGTCGTGATGTACCTGCGTGCCGAAGGCCCAGGCGAAGTGACCGCAGGCACCATCGAGCCCCCAGCAGGTGTTGAGATCCACAACCCCGATCTCCATATCGCTTCCCTCAACGAGCAGGGCAGCCTTGAGATCGAGATGATTGTGGAGCGTGGCCGCGGTTATGTTCCGGCAACGCTGTACTCCGGTACCAGCGAAATCGGCCGCATCCCCGTGGATCAGATCTACTCCCCGGTGCTGAAGGTGAGCTACAAGGTCGAGGCTACTCGTGTTGAGCAGCGCACCGACTTTGACAAGCTGATCATCGACGTGGAAACCAAGAACTCCATGGCTCCCCGCGACGCCCTTGCGTCGGCAGGCAAGACCCTGGTGGAACTCTTCGGTTTGGCACGCGAACTCAACACTGCAGCCGAAGGCATCGAAATCGGCCCCTCCCCGCAGGAGACCGAATACATCGCTGCCTACGGCACTCCGATCGAGGACCTGAACTTCTCTGTTCGTTCCTACAACTGCCTGAAGCGTCAAGATATCCACACCGTTGGTGAGCTCGCAGAGTGCACCGAATCGGACCTGCTGGACATCCGCAACTTCGGCCAGAAGTCGATCAACGAGGTCAAGATCAAGCTCGCCGGTTTGGGCCTGAGCCTCAAGGACACCCCTGAGGATTTCGACCCCACTCAGCTTGAAGGCTACGACGCCGCTACCGGCGATTACGTGGACACGGACCCGGAAGATTCCGAGTAA
- the rpsD gene encoding 30S ribosomal protein S4, which produces MARYTGPATRKSRRLRVDLVGGDMAFERRPYPPGQAGRARIKESEYLLQLQEKQKARFTYGVLEKQFRRYYAEANRLPGKTGDNLVILLESRLDNVIYRAGLARTRRQARQLVSHGHFLVNGKKVNVPSYRVSQYDIIDVRDKSQKMLWFEEAQENLVDAVVPAWLQVVPANLRILVHQLPERAQIDVPLQEQLIVELYSK; this is translated from the coding sequence ATGGCTCGTTATACCGGCCCAGCAACCCGTAAGTCCCGCCGCCTCCGCGTCGACCTTGTCGGCGGAGACATGGCATTCGAGCGTCGTCCTTACCCTCCGGGGCAGGCCGGCCGCGCTCGCATCAAAGAGTCTGAGTACCTCCTGCAGCTCCAAGAGAAGCAGAAGGCTCGTTTCACCTACGGCGTTCTGGAAAAGCAGTTCCGCCGTTACTACGCAGAAGCTAACCGCCTGCCCGGCAAGACCGGTGACAACCTGGTAATTCTGCTCGAGTCTCGCCTGGACAACGTGATCTACCGTGCAGGTCTTGCACGCACCCGCCGCCAGGCACGTCAGCTCGTGTCCCACGGCCACTTCCTGGTCAACGGCAAGAAGGTTAACGTTCCTTCCTACCGTGTCTCCCAGTACGACATCATCGATGTTCGCGACAAGTCGCAGAAGATGCTGTGGTTCGAAGAGGCTCAGGAGAACCTGGTCGACGCCGTCGTTCCTGCATGGTTGCAGGTCGTGCCGGCTAACCTGCGCATCCTCGTGCACCAGTTGCCCGAGCGCGCTCAGATCGACGTTCCGCTGCAAGAGCAGCTCATCGTCGAGCTTTACTCGAAGTAA
- the rpsK gene encoding 30S ribosomal protein S11, producing MPPKARSGARRTGRRVVKKNVAQGHAYIKSTFNNTIVSITDPNGAVISWASSGHVGFKGSRKSTPFAAQLAAENAARKAMDHGMKKVDVFVKGPGSGRETAIRSLQAAGLEVSSITDVTPQPFNGCRPPKRRRV from the coding sequence ATGCCTCCAAAAGCACGTAGTGGCGCACGCCGTACCGGCCGTCGCGTCGTAAAGAAGAACGTGGCTCAGGGCCACGCATACATCAAGTCCACCTTCAACAACACCATCGTGTCCATCACGGACCCTAATGGTGCTGTGATCTCCTGGGCGTCCTCCGGCCACGTTGGCTTCAAGGGCTCCCGCAAGTCCACCCCGTTCGCTGCACAGCTTGCTGCTGAGAACGCTGCCCGCAAGGCAATGGACCACGGAATGAAGAAGGTTGACGTTTTCGTTAAGGGTCCGGGCTCGGGCCGCGAAACCGCTATCCGTTCTCTGCAGGCTGCCGGCCTTGAGGTTTCGTCGATCACCGACGTCACCCCTCAGCCCTTCAATGGCTGCCGTCCGCCGAAGCGTCGTCGCGTTTAA
- the rpsM gene encoding 30S ribosomal protein S13: MARLAGVDLPRNKRMEVALTYIYGIGPARAATLLEETGISPDLRTDNLSDEQLSALRDVIEATWKVEGDLRRQVQADIRRKIEIGSYQGLRHRRGLPVRGQRTKTNARTRKGPKKTIAGKKK, from the coding sequence ATGGCACGTCTAGCTGGAGTTGACCTCCCGCGCAATAAGCGCATGGAGGTTGCACTCACTTACATCTACGGCATCGGCCCCGCCCGTGCCGCCACCTTGCTTGAAGAGACCGGCATTTCCCCGGACCTGCGCACCGACAACTTGAGCGATGAGCAGCTTTCTGCTCTTCGTGACGTTATCGAAGCAACCTGGAAGGTTGAGGGTGACCTCCGCCGCCAGGTACAGGCTGATATTCGTCGCAAGATCGAAATTGGTTCCTACCAGGGTCTGCGCCACCGTCGTGGTCTGCCCGTTCGCGGTCAGCGCACCAAGACCAACGCCCGCACGCGCAAGGGCCCGAAGAAGACGATCGCCGGAAAGAAGAAGTAA
- the infA gene encoding translation initiation factor IF-1 — protein sequence MAKEGAIEVEGRIIEPLPNAMFRVELDNGHKVLAHISGKMRQHYIRILPEDRVVVELSPYDLNRGRIVYRYK from the coding sequence ATGGCTAAGGAAGGCGCAATCGAGGTTGAGGGTCGAATTATCGAGCCTTTGCCTAATGCAATGTTCCGCGTCGAGCTCGACAACGGGCACAAGGTGCTCGCTCATATCAGTGGCAAGATGCGCCAGCACTATATCCGCATCCTCCCCGAGGATCGCGTTGTAGTGGAGCTTTCACCTTATGACCTCAACCGAGGTCGCATCGTTTACCGCTACAAATAA
- a CDS encoding L,D-transpeptidase, with translation MSYKPRHAKKSPLRRRAAAVVGTTAATVALVAAQQPANAQDFGSLKLPSSLDQLIQLPGTVTQPAEQLNQRINDSLQQFGQQTRDGAWQLRETLRQQAEVLPVELREQTLIAIDSTVEAFFPGLIAERTVPAPAPRQVEPVTPENPCPKEADACIDLAKQESWLQEDGKITYGPVPISSGRAGYETPTGRHIVNRKVKDEVSREFNNAPMPNAVYFTNNGIAFHEGDPNVMSHGCIHLRHDDSVKYFDTLQNGDMVYVF, from the coding sequence ATGTCATACAAGCCTCGCCACGCAAAGAAGTCCCCGCTGCGCCGTCGTGCCGCCGCAGTAGTTGGCACCACCGCCGCCACCGTCGCCCTGGTTGCTGCCCAGCAACCGGCCAACGCACAGGATTTCGGCTCGCTGAAGCTGCCTTCTAGCCTGGATCAGCTCATCCAACTGCCCGGCACCGTTACCCAGCCGGCAGAGCAACTCAACCAGCGCATCAACGACAGCCTGCAGCAGTTCGGCCAGCAAACCCGCGATGGTGCATGGCAGCTGCGCGAAACACTGCGCCAGCAGGCCGAGGTGCTTCCGGTTGAGCTTCGCGAGCAAACCCTGATCGCCATCGACTCCACCGTCGAGGCCTTCTTCCCAGGCCTGATCGCCGAGCGCACCGTGCCTGCACCGGCACCGCGCCAGGTAGAGCCCGTAACCCCGGAAAACCCCTGCCCCAAAGAGGCTGATGCCTGCATCGACCTAGCCAAGCAGGAATCCTGGCTGCAAGAAGACGGCAAGATCACCTATGGTCCGGTGCCAATCTCGAGTGGCCGTGCGGGCTATGAAACCCCCACCGGACGCCACATCGTCAACCGCAAGGTCAAAGATGAGGTGTCTCGCGAGTTCAACAACGCTCCGATGCCGAATGCCGTGTACTTCACCAACAACGGCATTGCCTTCCATGAGGGCGATCCGAATGTGATGTCGCATGGCTGCATCCACCTGCGCCACGACGATTCCGTGAAGTACTTCGATACCCTTCAAAACGGCGATATGGTGTACGTGTTCTAG
- the map gene encoding type I methionyl aminopeptidase — protein sequence MAFRRKRKTIPAKTPGELDAMEAAGRIVGEALDAVREAATAGMSTLDLDRIAEEVIRSHGATPTFLGYQGFPASVCASINEEIVHGIPNSRKILKEGDLVSIDCGATFEGWVGDSACSFGIGELDHDVQALNKATEFVLYEGLKAMVPGNRLSDVSHALEQATRAAEQRFGVALGIVDGYGGHGIGRTMHEDPYLENEGKPGKGPIIQAGSVLAIEPMLTLGSVDSYVLEDEWTVVTEDDSYAAHWEHTVAATDQGPRILTPRKTMRA from the coding sequence ATGGCTTTTAGAAGAAAACGCAAAACCATCCCCGCCAAAACCCCAGGCGAACTCGACGCCATGGAGGCCGCTGGCCGGATCGTAGGCGAGGCCTTGGATGCGGTGCGTGAAGCCGCAACCGCTGGCATGAGCACCCTTGATCTTGACCGTATTGCCGAAGAGGTCATCCGCTCCCACGGTGCCACTCCCACTTTCTTGGGCTACCAGGGCTTCCCGGCCTCTGTTTGCGCATCGATCAATGAGGAGATCGTTCACGGCATCCCCAATAGCCGCAAGATCCTCAAAGAAGGCGATCTGGTCTCCATCGACTGCGGCGCCACCTTCGAAGGCTGGGTGGGCGATTCAGCGTGCAGTTTCGGCATTGGCGAGCTCGACCACGACGTCCAAGCCTTAAACAAGGCCACTGAGTTTGTGCTCTATGAAGGCCTGAAGGCTATGGTTCCTGGCAATAGGCTTAGCGACGTCTCCCATGCCCTCGAACAGGCGACGCGCGCAGCGGAGCAACGCTTTGGTGTGGCATTGGGAATCGTCGATGGCTACGGCGGACACGGCATCGGGCGCACGATGCACGAAGATCCCTACTTGGAAAATGAAGGCAAGCCGGGCAAAGGCCCAATCATTCAGGCAGGTTCCGTACTCGCTATCGAACCCATGCTCACCCTCGGATCCGTCGATTCCTATGTGCTCGAAGATGAGTGGACGGTAGTCACCGAAGATGATTCCTATGCCGCGCACTGGGAGCACACCGTTGCTGCCACTGATCAGGGCCCGCGTATTCTCACGCCACGAAAAACGATGAGAGCCTAA
- a CDS encoding adenylate kinase: MRLVLLGPPGAGKGTQAVILSEKLGIPHISTGDLFRANIGEGTDLGKEAQEYIDAGKLVPTDVTARMVKARLQEEDANNGFLLDGFPRTVEQADILNGFLEEFGTKLDGVINFQVSEDVVVERMLGRGRADDNEDTIRTRLEVYRSETAPLIDYYGDQIINITAEGSVEEINARTLEALQS; the protein is encoded by the coding sequence ATGCGTCTGGTACTCCTTGGCCCTCCCGGTGCTGGTAAAGGCACTCAAGCGGTGATCCTGAGCGAAAAGCTCGGCATCCCCCACATCTCCACCGGTGATCTCTTCCGCGCCAACATCGGCGAAGGCACCGACCTGGGTAAGGAAGCTCAGGAGTACATCGACGCCGGCAAGCTCGTGCCTACCGACGTCACCGCGCGCATGGTCAAGGCTCGCCTGCAAGAAGAAGACGCCAACAATGGCTTCCTCCTCGATGGCTTCCCGCGCACCGTGGAACAGGCCGATATCCTCAACGGTTTCCTTGAAGAGTTCGGCACCAAGCTCGACGGCGTAATCAACTTCCAGGTCTCCGAGGACGTGGTGGTAGAGCGCATGCTTGGCCGCGGCCGTGCCGATGATAATGAAGACACCATCCGCACCCGCCTTGAGGTGTATCGATCTGAAACTGCCCCGTTGATTGATTACTACGGCGATCAGATCATCAACATCACCGCCGAAGGTAGCGTGGAAGAAATCAACGCACGCACCCTCGAGGCTCTTCAGAGCTAA
- the secY gene encoding preprotein translocase subunit SecY, which produces MSAITQAFRDADLRKKILISIALIVLYRIGAQIPSPGVDYASISGRLRDLTADSSSVYSLINLFSGGALLQLSIFAIGVMPYITASIIVQLLTVVIPKFEELKKEGQSGQAKMDQYTRYLTLALALLQSAGIVALADRQQLLGAGVQVLVDDASVWTLVVLVTTMTAGAILVMWLGEIITERGVGNGMSLLIFAGIATRLPSDGANILNSSGGVVFGVVLAAVILLVIGVVFVEQGQRRIPVQYAKRMVGRRQYGGSSTYLPLKVNQAGVIPVIFASSLIYMPVLITQIINSGSAEVSDSWWQRNVIAHLQQPSSWQYIVMYFVLIIFFSYFYVSVQYDPNEQAENMKKYGGFIPGIRPGRPTAEYLGYVMNRLLFVGALYLGFIAVLPNIALDLGVSGGGATGATPFGGTAILIMVSVALTTVKQIESQLLQSNYEGLLK; this is translated from the coding sequence GTGTCCGCCATTACTCAGGCATTCCGGGACGCGGATCTGCGCAAGAAGATTCTGATCAGCATCGCTTTGATCGTGCTGTATCGAATTGGTGCCCAGATCCCTTCCCCAGGCGTGGACTACGCAAGCATCAGTGGAAGGCTGCGTGACCTCACCGCCGACTCCTCAAGCGTTTATTCGCTGATCAATCTCTTCTCCGGCGGTGCGCTGCTGCAGCTTTCTATCTTCGCCATTGGTGTGATGCCCTACATCACCGCGTCGATTATCGTGCAGTTGCTCACCGTGGTGATTCCTAAATTTGAGGAGCTGAAAAAGGAGGGGCAATCGGGTCAGGCCAAGATGGACCAGTACACCCGCTACCTCACCTTGGCACTAGCACTGCTGCAATCCGCCGGCATTGTGGCCCTTGCAGATCGCCAGCAGCTCCTCGGCGCAGGCGTGCAGGTGCTTGTCGACGACGCCTCGGTGTGGACCTTGGTGGTGCTGGTCACCACCATGACCGCCGGTGCCATCTTGGTCATGTGGCTCGGTGAGATCATCACCGAGCGCGGTGTGGGCAACGGCATGTCGCTGCTGATCTTCGCCGGCATTGCTACGCGCCTGCCTTCTGATGGCGCCAATATCCTCAACAGCTCCGGTGGCGTGGTCTTCGGTGTTGTGCTGGCCGCTGTGATCTTGCTGGTGATCGGCGTGGTCTTTGTTGAGCAAGGCCAGCGCCGCATCCCGGTGCAGTACGCCAAGCGCATGGTTGGCCGACGCCAGTACGGTGGCTCTTCTACCTACCTGCCGCTGAAGGTGAACCAGGCCGGCGTGATCCCCGTGATCTTCGCCTCCTCTTTGATCTACATGCCTGTGCTGATCACCCAGATCATCAACTCCGGCAGCGCCGAGGTTTCTGATAGCTGGTGGCAGCGCAACGTGATCGCTCACCTCCAACAGCCCAGCTCCTGGCAGTACATCGTGATGTACTTCGTGCTGATCATCTTCTTCTCCTACTTCTACGTTTCGGTGCAATACGACCCGAACGAGCAGGCCGAGAACATGAAGAAATACGGCGGCTTTATCCCTGGAATTCGCCCAGGACGCCCCACAGCCGAGTACCTTGGATATGTGATGAATCGTCTGCTGTTTGTGGGCGCGCTCTACCTGGGCTTTATCGCGGTGCTACCAAACATCGCGCTAGATTTAGGTGTGAGCGGTGGCGGCGCCACTGGTGCAACGCCATTCGGTGGTACGGCCATCTTGATTATGGTGTCCGTGGCACTGACCACCGTCAAGCAGATCGAATCGCAACTGCTGCAAAGTAACTACGAAGGATTGTTGAAATAA
- a CDS encoding ABC transporter ATP-binding protein, translated as MASVTFEQATRIYPGASSPSVDHISLEIQDGEFLVLVGPSGCGKSTTLRMLAGLEEVNEGRILIGDRDVSNVAPKDRDIAMVFQNYALYPHMSVRENMGFALKMDGRSKEEISQRVEDAARMLDLSELLDRKPKALSGGQRQRVAMGRAIVREPQVFLMDEPLSNLDAKLRVQTRTQIASLQKKLGVTTVYVTHDQTEALTMGDRIAVLESGVLQQVGTPRELYERPANAFVAGFIGSPAMNLHTFKVEGDQAVRGDAQIPLSPATLAALEQEGASTITLGFRPEALEIAQHEGPGHLPLLITLVEELGSDTYLYGALEGASGRHAAPAGDPDTELGNQVVIRTTPGVSPAEGSRIFARITPGGLHCFSTSSGLRLPQ; from the coding sequence ATGGCATCTGTGACCTTCGAACAAGCCACGCGCATCTACCCCGGCGCGAGCAGCCCATCAGTAGATCACATCTCACTAGAAATCCAAGACGGTGAATTCCTCGTGCTCGTAGGGCCTTCCGGCTGTGGAAAGTCCACCACCTTGCGCATGCTCGCCGGACTGGAAGAGGTAAATGAAGGCCGCATCCTCATCGGTGATCGTGACGTAAGCAATGTGGCGCCAAAAGACCGCGACATCGCAATGGTGTTTCAAAATTACGCGCTATACCCACACATGAGCGTGCGCGAAAATATGGGCTTCGCCCTCAAAATGGACGGGCGCTCGAAGGAAGAAATTTCACAAAGAGTAGAAGACGCCGCCCGCATGCTGGACCTCAGCGAGCTGCTCGACCGCAAACCCAAAGCACTCTCGGGCGGTCAGCGCCAGCGCGTGGCCATGGGGCGAGCCATTGTGCGCGAACCCCAAGTCTTTCTCATGGACGAGCCCCTATCCAATTTGGACGCCAAACTGCGCGTGCAAACCCGCACACAAATCGCCTCACTGCAGAAGAAACTGGGCGTGACCACGGTGTATGTTACCCACGACCAAACCGAGGCGCTCACCATGGGCGACCGGATCGCCGTGCTCGAATCCGGCGTGCTCCAGCAAGTGGGCACCCCGCGTGAGCTGTATGAACGCCCCGCCAACGCCTTTGTGGCCGGCTTTATCGGCTCACCTGCAATGAACCTGCACACCTTCAAGGTTGAAGGCGATCAGGCCGTGCGCGGCGATGCGCAGATCCCACTAAGCCCAGCCACCCTTGCCGCCTTAGAACAAGAAGGCGCCAGCACCATCACCTTGGGCTTTCGCCCGGAGGCACTCGAGATTGCTCAACACGAAGGCCCCGGCCATCTGCCCCTGCTCATCACCTTGGTAGAAGAACTCGGCTCCGATACCTATCTTTATGGCGCGCTGGAAGGCGCCTCTGGCCGGCACGCCGCCCCAGCGGGCGATCCTGACACCGAGCTAGGCAATCAGGTAGTCATCCGCACCACCCCCGGAGTAAGCCCCGCGGAAGGAAGCCGCATCTTTGCGCGCATTACCCCAGGTGGTTTGCATTGCTTTTCGACGTCCAGCGGCCTTCGTTTGCCGCAGTAA
- a CDS encoding DUF6457 domain-containing protein, which produces MAQDLSSTYEWVTRLAQEFDIDAELAREVVPALLDLTRDVAHEQARPAAPLSAFLVGLAAKGASAEEIQGLINKARALL; this is translated from the coding sequence ATGGCACAGGATCTTTCAAGCACCTATGAGTGGGTCACCCGGCTTGCCCAGGAATTCGATATAGACGCCGAGCTTGCCCGGGAAGTGGTGCCGGCTCTGTTGGATCTCACCCGCGATGTCGCCCACGAGCAAGCCCGGCCCGCAGCACCCTTGAGCGCCTTCTTGGTTGGTCTTGCCGCCAAGGGCGCAAGCGCAGAAGAAATCCAGGGGCTGATCAATAAAGCGCGAGCGCTTTTGTAG